A genome region from Acidobacteriota bacterium includes the following:
- a CDS encoding DUF1800 domain-containing protein: MASLSYEEGAHLLRRAGFGGSPDEIDDLSSRGREGAVDYLINFNQIDNTALQNLLSASFDFSTQGDITNGEIRRWWFTRLVATKRQFEEKMTLFWHNHFATSSSKVQDFFMLNQNLLLRQFSLDRFDNLLLKVSQDAAMLIWLDNITNVLGRPNENFGRELQELFTMGINDVVTGEQNYTEEDVKAVAQAFTGWDYVRRAPFAFQLKANQHDNSVKTIYGQQANFSGEDVITIISARPATARYLTWKLFNFFVYPLTGSAADKSTIDRFSKVYLNNNHSVKELVRAILTSDEFFSERAFFSLVKQPVELVVGAVRMLGGTYNPGTNARGSNTLAQLSRNMGEDLFGPPDVAGWDFNLGWVNTASMLERFNFANTFMSNRNFTNPGVFITNDQLRPITKPSSKKTVKRFLSRLGPLSVGEALGTLRAYLETGDNGQPVTYVNDDPTIDKKIRGLVHQIMCLPEFQLN; the protein is encoded by the coding sequence ATGGCGAGCCTAAGCTACGAAGAAGGCGCTCACTTGCTTAGAAGGGCGGGCTTTGGTGGCAGCCCTGACGAGATCGATGACCTCTCGTCACGCGGGCGCGAGGGTGCCGTTGATTATCTAATCAACTTCAACCAGATCGACAACACGGCGCTCCAAAACTTGTTGAGCGCGAGCTTCGACTTCTCGACTCAAGGCGACATAACCAATGGCGAGATTCGGCGTTGGTGGTTCACGCGGCTGGTCGCGACGAAGCGCCAGTTTGAGGAGAAGATGACTCTCTTCTGGCATAACCACTTCGCCACTTCGAGTTCAAAGGTGCAGGACTTTTTCATGTTGAACCAGAACCTGCTCCTTCGGCAATTCTCGCTGGACCGCTTCGATAATTTGCTGCTGAAAGTCTCGCAGGACGCGGCGATGCTCATCTGGCTGGACAACATCACCAACGTTCTTGGAAGGCCAAATGAGAATTTCGGGCGCGAACTCCAGGAACTGTTCACGATGGGAATCAACGACGTGGTCACTGGCGAGCAGAACTACACGGAGGAGGATGTAAAGGCGGTCGCCCAGGCTTTCACAGGATGGGACTACGTGAGAAGAGCGCCGTTTGCTTTTCAACTCAAGGCTAACCAGCACGACAACAGCGTGAAGACGATCTACGGTCAGCAGGCGAACTTCTCCGGCGAGGACGTGATCACGATTATCAGCGCGCGTCCCGCGACGGCGCGATATCTGACCTGGAAACTATTCAACTTCTTTGTCTACCCGTTGACCGGCAGCGCCGCGGACAAGAGTACGATTGACCGCTTTTCAAAGGTATATTTGAACAACAATCATTCGGTCAAAGAACTCGTTCGCGCGATCCTGACGTCGGATGAATTCTTCAGCGAGCGGGCATTCTTCTCCCTGGTCAAGCAGCCGGTCGAGCTGGTTGTCGGCGCGGTCAGGATGCTCGGCGGAACTTACAATCCGGGGACCAATGCGCGAGGGTCGAACACACTGGCGCAGTTGTCGCGCAATATGGGCGAGGATCTGTTTGGTCCGCCAGACGTGGCCGGATGGGACTTCAACCTCGGCTGGGTCAACACCGCAAGCATGCTCGAGCGATTCAACTTCGCAAACACATTCATGAGCAACCGCAACTTCACCAATCCGGGCGTGTTCATTACCAACGATCAGCTCAGGCCCATCACAAAGCCGTCAAGCAAGAAGACGGTGAAGAGGTTCCTCTCGAGGCTTGGGCCGCTGAGTGTCGGCGAGGCTCTCGGGACGCTGCGCGCGTATCTGGAAACGGGCGACAACGGGCAACCGGTGACTTACGTGAACGATGA
- a CDS encoding peptide deformylase: MPSRQILQLGNPVLWQKSVEVADVQSTEIGRLVRDLSDTLGAFREATGYGRGIAAPQIGVLKRVIFVRMQPAGFSSPLVNPQIVWASESQIELWDDCFSFPELMVRVSRAARIRVDYQDDQGLKRTIEAEGDLSELLQHEIDHLDGILAVQRAISPQAFATRAEWESRLKR, from the coding sequence ATGCCCAGTAGACAGATTCTACAACTAGGCAATCCGGTGCTCTGGCAGAAGTCTGTCGAAGTCGCTGATGTTCAGTCGACGGAGATCGGACGCCTGGTTCGCGACCTTAGCGATACGCTCGGCGCGTTCCGCGAGGCTACCGGCTATGGCAGAGGAATCGCTGCGCCGCAGATTGGGGTGCTCAAGCGTGTGATCTTTGTGCGAATGCAACCAGCGGGGTTTTCGAGCCCCCTTGTGAATCCGCAGATCGTGTGGGCGAGCGAAAGCCAGATCGAGCTATGGGATGATTGCTTCAGCTTCCCTGAGCTGATGGTGCGAGTCTCGCGAGCCGCTCGGATTCGTGTCGACTATCAGGACGACCAAGGATTGAAACGGACAATCGAAGCGGAAGGTGACCTGTCCGAGCTGCTTCAACACGAGATCGATCATCTCGACGGGATACTTGCTGTACAGCGAGCGATTTCGCCACAGGCGTTTGCAACGCGGGCGGAGTGGGAAAGCCGGCTGAAGCGTTAG